From a region of the Kwoniella mangroviensis CBS 8507 chromosome 1 map unlocalized Ctg01, whole genome shotgun sequence genome:
- a CDS encoding tRNA pseudouridine(38-40) synthase: protein MAHLAELSKEELIAKIEYLENAARAKISAIPSQDGIPATMPIAPTASASASTSSTPTPVLGENGKPLRKHERKVLKKSDKPFSFHSHPTRHIALMISYYGWPYCGLALQPPIGGKPAVDTVESELLKALEKTKLIEEGQGLEGCGYSRCGRTDRGVSGHGQVVNLWVRSLRKRDDGGEQLPYEVSWKDARDPIEVKVKPLPIEEIADTETDDKNKKKKNKQKEAYDTVKSSSGPILEFPYPKLLNSVLPPSIRVLAWSPLHQEFDSRFSCSYRHYKYAFHLRPTPTTPLLDLGLMSEGAGYLIGENDHRNFCKLDGSKQIKNHKRTVLKAYFETDPQTNGDRIIFNLVGTAFLWHQVRHIIAILFLIGSKLEKPEIVKDLLDVEKYPSKPIYTMGDPLPLTLYECGYEEGILDWRFGGYDGPYKSLTDQRKEELYACAMGGREGFERQLLGASQEADLRSWQINGSLRKLQEVYGTPAKKDKKDQITYPVGGGEVIIGMNYKKLENRPRGETPDEVNRKWRELKGRAGGRGKKYEGMDLDLAEDGGDE, encoded by the coding sequence ATGGCGCACTTGGCGGAATTATCAAAGGAAGAATTGATAGCCAAGATCGAGTATCTTGAAAATGCAGCTCGGGCTAAGATTTCAGCTATCCCTTCTCAAGATGGTATACCAGCCACTATGCCGATAGCGCCAACAGCATCAGCCTCagcttccacttcatcaacaccTACACCAGTGCTAGGTGAAAATGGTAAACCCCTTCGAAAGCACGAACGTAAAGTACTCAAGAAATCCGACAaacccttctccttccattcccatcctaCCCGACATATCGCCCTGATGATCTCATATTACGGTTGGCCGTATTGCGGACTAGCCCTCCAACCTCCCATAGGCGGTAAACCAGCTGTTGATACTGTCGAATCTGAATTGCTCAAAGCGTTGGAAAAGACTAAACTTATCGAAGAGGGACAAGGGTTAGAAGGATGTGGTTATTCAAGGTGCGGTAGGACTGATAGGGGTGTCAGTGGACATGGACAGGTGGTTAACCTCTGGGTTAGAAgcttgaggaagagggatgatggtggtgaacAACTGCCTTATGAAGTTAGTTGGAAAGATGCGAGGGATCCAATAGAGGTTAAAGTAAAACCACTGCCAATAGAAGAAATTGCCGATACGGAAACGGAtgacaagaacaagaaaaaaaagaacaagcagaaagaagcatatgaCACagtcaaatcctcttctggACCCATCTTAGAATTCCCATATCCCAAATTACTAAATTCCGTTCTCCCACCCTCAATCAGAGTCTTAGCATGGTCACCTCTCCATCAAGAATTCGACTCTAGGTTCTCATGTTCTTACAGACATTACAAATATGCTTTCCACCTTCGACCAACTCCTACCACCCCTTTATTGGACTTAGGACTGATGTCGGAAGGTGCCGGGTATCTGATAGGGGAGAATGATCATAGGAATTTCTGTAAATTAGATGGATCAAAACAGATCAAAAATCATAAACGTACAGTCCTCAAAGCGTATTTCGAAACCGATCCTCAAACCAATGGCGATAGGATAATATTCAATTTAGTCGGTACAGCATTCTTATGGCATCAAGTAAGACATATAATTGCTATCTTATTCCTGATAGGAAGTAAATTAGAAAAACCAGAAATAGTAAAAGATTTGTTAGATGTTGAGAAATATCCTTCCAAACCTATTTACACGATGGGAGATCCCTTACCTCTTACATTATATGAATGCGGGTATGAGGAAGGTATACTAGATTGGAGGTTTGGAGGATATGATGGACCTTACAAGTCACTTACCGatcagaggaaagaagaattatATGCATGTGCGATGGGAGGTAGAGAGGGATTTGAAAGGCAGCTTTTGGGGGCAAGTCAAGAAGCCGATTTGAGGAGTTGGCAAATTAACGGGTCGTTGAGGAAGTTACAAGAAGTGTATGGCACGCCggcaaagaaagataagaaagatcagattaCTTATCctgtaggtggaggagaggtGATCATAGGTATGAATTATAAGAAATTGGAGAACAGACCGAGAGGTGAGACGCCAGATGAAGTTAATAGGAAATGGAGGGAGTTGAAAGGAAGAGCAGGTGGGAGAGGTAAGAAGTATGAAGggatggatttggatttggcaGAGGACGGAGGTGATGAGTAG
- a CDS encoding long-chain 3-oxoacyl-CoA reductase, giving the protein MVADTIHVHTHLAGHPAYHILGHDLVLDVPIPALILSAVGAAFLLRYTLSFFRLILELTVLPGKNVKRYQARDGKTWALVTGCTGGIGLEFARQLAKNKFNVVLVGRRKTALDEVAQELESKYGVETKSFVVDVATPGSARDEALTQIELFSKSNDLGVLINNVGASHLMPVPFAETDRTEMTQIIETNINWTIFLTRAVIPSMIARSSSRGSPKSLIMTIGSLSGRIPSPLLATYSGTKAALSTWTKALAKEVEKKGVEVELVQAAFVVSNMSKIRRSSALVPTPRNFVQSVLTSFGQPRGAQGRPYERTPFWTHAFLDYAVGFAGYLSEVSGIKVIDKMHKDIRKRAIRKYQREKEREGKSE; this is encoded by the exons ATGGTAGCAGATACGATCCACGTCCACACCCATCTCGCAGGTCATCCAGCCTACCACATCTTAGGACATGACTTAG TCCTCGACGTCCCTATCCCAGCATTGATCCTCTCTGCAGTCGGAGCAGCCTTCCTCTTACGATACACCTTATCATTCTTCAGACTGATCCTCGAACTGACAGTTCTTCCAGGTAAAAAT gtTAAGAGATACCAAGCGAGAGATGGGAAGACTTGGGCATTGGTAACTGGATGTACAGGTGGAATAGGTCTGGAATTCGCCAGACAGTTAGCCAAGAACAAATTCAACGTCGTATTGGTAGGAAGGAGAAAAACAGCTTTGGATGAAGTCGCTCAAGAACTTG AGAGTAAATACGGAGTAGAAACCAAATCATTCGTAGTGGACGTCGCTACTCCAGGCTCAGCACGAGATGAAGCTTTGACTCAAATTGAGTTATTCTCAAAATCGAATGATCTCGGTGTCCTAA TCAATAACGTTGGTGCTTCTCATCTTATGCCTGTACCATTCGCCGAGACCGACCGAACAGAGATGACTCAAATTATCGAAACT AACATCAACTGGACAATTTTCCTTACTCGAGCTGTCATCCCATCTATGATTGCccgatcatcttctcgtGGCTCACCCAAATCGTTAATCATGACTATCGGTTCATTATCAGGTAGAATCCCTTCACCTCTTTTGGCTACTTATTCAGGAACCAAAGCTGCTTTGTCAACTTGGACGAAAGCTTTGGCTAAAGAGGTGGAGAAAAAGGGTGTGGAGGTGGAATTGGTCCAAGCTGCGTTTGTT GTCTCAAACATGTCCAAAATCCGACGATCATCCGCGCTCGTCCCAACCCCTCGAAATTTCGTTCAATCCGTCTTAACCTCTTTTGGTCAACCACGAGGAGCCCAGGGTAGACCCTACGAAAGAACACCCTTCTGGACACATGCATTCTTAGATTACGCCGTTGGATTCGCGGGTTATCTGAGTGAAGTATCGGGTATCAAGGTGATTGATAAGATGCATAAGGATATTAGGAAGAGGGCGATTAGGAAGTAtcagagagagaaggagagagaggggaagagtgagtag
- a CDS encoding multifunctional tryptophan biosynthesis protein, with protein sequence MGVTLLIDNYDSFTWNVYADIAVLGGNPVVVRNDKITLEQIEEMYNSGELERIMISPGPGHPRTDSGISRDAIKWGIGRLPILGVCMGLECIVDLLGGEIAYAGEIKHGKSSLVQHDSIGIFHDLPPLLSSVRYHSLSAQLLSLPPILQVSSTTQESGVIMGVRHREATVEAVQYHPESCKSEGGKGLMANFLKLKGGKWGGENAWCGVLPTTPGKDEQSSTIPNGSAQPSASGSSSAPSLPTILNKIHAQRLLDVEETSKVLATTPANITKSLSLHTSPPLISFVDRIKSTPHTAIMAEIKRASPSKGDIAPDASAPSQALKYALAGASVISVLTEPKWFKGSLLDMLSVRNALDSLPNRPAILRKDFILSKYMIDEARLYGADTVLLIVAMLEPTQLKELYDYSVSVGMEPLVEVNNTKELELALEIGSKVIGVNNRNLHDFNVDMSTTSRVNAALDGRDVILCALSGISSPEDVQKYVKEGVKAVLVGESLMRAKDTGKFLRSLIGLPLEDEKRIEEKPLVKICGIRSVEDAEIAIDAGADLLGVILVPNAKRRISLEVARDISDLVKATRSKSDLSRTSPEQSTSTGNEPWFTFNFNRLSQRKKPLLVGVFQNQPLSEILDAVDEIGLDIVQLHGDESQQLAKFIPVPVIKVFKIPTSPSLTGEVVVSGRGEIGRPGLNQFILLDSAGKGGEGISFPWENARKVIEKGENGSEGSVKLPIILAGGLNPTNVRKAIEVAGGSEGVRMVDVSSGVERDGGDGKDRSKVVEFVRAVKGQI encoded by the exons ATGGGTGTCACGTTACTCATCGACAACTACGACTCGTTCACCTGGAACGTCTACGCCGACATAGCTGTATTGGGGGGTAATCCGGTGGTAGTGAGGAATGATAAGATCACTCTGGAACagatcgag GAAATGTACAACTCCGGTGAACTCGAACGTATAATGATCTCACCAGGACCAGGACATCCTCGGACGGACAGTGGGATATCTAGAGATGCGATCAAATGGGGTATTGGCAGATTACCCATATTGGGTGTCTGCATGGGTCTGGAATGTATAGTGGATCTACTGGGAGGGGAG ATCGCATACGCAGGAGAGATCAAACACGGTAAATCCTCTTTGGTCCAACATGATTCCATCGGTATCTTCCACGACTTGCCACCATTGTTATCCTCTGTCCGTTACCATTCCCTATCCGCCCAACTATTATCCTTACCACCGATCTTACAAGTGTCCTCAACTACACAGGAATCAGGTGTGATCATGGGTGTGAGACACAGAGAAGCCACGGTAGAAGCTGTTCAGTATCACCCGGAGTCATGTAAGAGCGAAGGGGGGAAAGGGTTGATGGCGAATTTCTTAAAGTTGAAAGGCGGTAAATGGGGTGGTGAGAACGCTTGGTGTGGTGTATTACCTACTACCCCTGGCAAAGACGAACAATCATCTACAATTCCAAATGGGTCCGCTCAACCTTCGGCTTCGGGTTCATCCTCTGCGCCATCTTTACCTACCATCCTCAACAAGATCCATGCCCAAAGGTTGCTAGATGTAGAAGAAACTTCGAAAGTATTAGCTACCACTCCAGCAAATATCACCAAATCCCTATCACTTCACACATCTCCACCATTAATTTCATTCGTTGATCGAATCAAGTCGACTCCTCATACAGCCATCATGGCCGAGATCAAACGAGCTTCACCATCCAAAGGGGATATCGCCCCTGACGCATCAGCACCTTCACAAGCTTTGAAATACGCCTTGGCAGGTGCTTCAGTGATATCAGTATTGACTGAACCTAAATGGTTCAAAGGATCTTTGCTCGATATGTTATCCGTTAGAAATGCTTTAGACTCATTACCCAATCGACCGGCAATTCTACGAAAAGACTTCATCCTGTCCAAATATATGATTGACGAAGCTAGATTATACGGTGCCGATACTGTTTTGCTCATCGTTGCGATGCTTGAGCCCACCCAGTTGAAAGAATTATATGATTATTCGGTATCGGTAGGAATGGAACCATTGGTAGAAGTGAATAATACGAAAGAGCTGGAATTGGCGTTAGAGATAGGAAGTAAAGTGATAGGAGTTAATAATAGGAATTTACATGACTTCAATGTGGACATGTCGACTACGTCCAGGGTGAATGCCGCTTTAGATGGAAGGGATGTCATCCTCTGTGCGTTAAGTGGGATATCGTCACCTGAGGATGTACAGAAATATGTGAAAGAGGGAGTAAAAGCTGTCTTGGTTGGTGAATCGTTGATGAGAGCGAAAGATACAGGGAAATTCTTAAGGTCGTTAATTGGTTTAccacttgaagatgagaaaaggATAGAAGAGAAACCTTTAGTGAAGATTTGTGGAATTAGATCAGTCGAAGATGCTGAAATTGCCATTGATGCTGGAGCAGATCTATTAGGGGTGATATTGGTACCGAATGCCAAGCGAAGGATCTCGTTGGAAGTAGCTAGGGATATATCGGATTTGGTGAAAGCGACCAGATCAAAATCTGATCTAAGCCGAACGAGTCCAGAACAGTCTACTTCGACAGGTAACGAACCGTGGTTTACGTTCAATTTCAACCGACTATCTCAACGTAAAAAACCCTTGTTAGTGGGTGTATTCCAGAATCAACCTTTGTCGGAGATATTGGATGCAGTAGATGAAATTGGATTAGATATCGTTCAATTACATGGTGATGAATCTCAACAATTGGCCAAATTCATCCCTGTACCTGTTATAAAGGTATTCAAGATACCGACGTCGCCTTCCCTCACTGGAGAAGTGGTGGtcagtggaagaggagagatagGTCGACCTGGTTTGAATCAGTTTATTTTGTTGGATTCAGctgggaaaggtggtgaagggatCTCGTTCCCTTGGGAAAACGCTAGAAAAGTCATTGAAAAGGGTGAGAATGGGTCGGAAGGATCTGTGAAATTACCAATTATCTTAGCCGGAGGATTGAATCCGACCAATGTGCGAAAAGCTATTGAAGTTGCTGGTGGATCCGAGGGAGTGAGGATGGTTGATGTTAGTTCGGGAGTGGAGAGGGATGGAGGGGATGGGAAAGACAGGAGCAAAGTGGTGGAGTTTGTGAGGGCTGTGAAGGGACAGATATAA